A window of Argopecten irradians isolate NY chromosome 1, Ai_NY, whole genome shotgun sequence contains these coding sequences:
- the LOC138309024 gene encoding LOW QUALITY PROTEIN: mitofusin-2-like (The sequence of the model RefSeq protein was modified relative to this genomic sequence to represent the inferred CDS: substituted 1 base at 1 genomic stop codon) has product MSGVLKTYSMEDLEGQQGQGDSMVSGRSLGNGHNNRPQSPLKFFSQAKKTINDIFKEVLEYINESKTFLGEHRDGSEEKKQVEEFQEMVKGIIEVLARDHMKVCFFGRTSNGKSSVINAMLRKKILPSGIGHTTNCFLQVEGCDGNEGCLYTEESDEPKSVNSVKQLASALSSAKLKENSLIRILWPKEKCRLLKEDVVFLDSPGIDVTPDLDEWIDRFCLDADVFVLVANSESTLMRTEKKFFHKVSDRLSKPNIFILQNRWDVSVLEEDAEEVHSVKEQHYQRNVEFLCDELKVANIQEAKNRIYFVSAKEALITRLHEDNQTPTPTGSLQKDFTDRLFEFANFERMFEVCISKSAVKTKFEQHAKRGKKVNGNLRDVMEKTYTVSLQQMCQQDSVSTDSVLYHLYRXVSTALSEEIRRLSSIVDEFERPFHPDPVLLNVYKKELHSHVEGGLGRNLQQRCSYVLQHSVEETQTEMTERIAVLLPEETKQQLYNLVPRRDFEIAYRLDCRNLCADFQEDIQFRFSMGLTALMQRFLGRKGAHSVLTGHSDSIPRPMSEGGPQTPLGELYRPLAQEPNNQLLISMITTFASITSRTTMGAIIVGGLVAKAAGWKVIVVTSGLYGLLYMYERLTWTNKAKERSFKRQYVDYASSKLKLIVDLTSANCSHQVQQELSSTFARLCNQVDISKEKLQGEICSLDKDLAHLKEISAKAKLLRNKSDWLDKQLNGFIEEFLVKPDA; this is encoded by the exons ATGTCCGGAGTTTTAAAAACATACAGTATGGAAGACCTCGAAGGTCAGCAAGGTCAAGGTGACTCCATGGTATCAGGTCGTAGTCTTGGCAATGGACACAATAATCGTCCACAGTCTCCTCTTAAGTTCTTCTCACAAGCTAAAAAGactataaatgatatattcaaAGAAGTATTGGAATATATCAATGAGTCCAAGACATTCCTTGGTG AGCACAGAGATGGGTCAGAGGAAAAGAAACAGGTGGAAGAGTTTCAGGAGATGGTTAAAGGCATCATAGAGGTTTTAGCTCGTGATCATATGAAAGTTTGCTTCTTTGGAAG AACCTCCAATGGAAAGAGCTCAGTGATAAATGCTATGTTGCGGAAGAAGATCTTGCCGAGTGGTATAGGTCACACTACCAATTGTTTCCTCCAGGTGGAGGGATGCGACGGAAACGAAGGATGTTTGTACACGGAGGAGTCGGACGAACCAAAAAGTGTCAAT TCTGTGAAACAGCTAGCTAGTGCCCTTAGTTCAGCAAAACTGAAGGAAAACTCCCTGATCAGGATCTTATGGCCTAAGGAAAAATGTCGTCTTCTCAAGGAGGATGTCGTCTTTTTGGACAG TCCTGGCATTGATGTGACACCAGATCTTGATGAATGGATTGATCGATTCTGTTTAGATGCTGATGTGTTCGTACTTGTGGCCAACTCCGAGTCCACATTGATGAGAACG GAAAAGAAGTTTTTTCACAAAGTGAGTGACCGCCTTTCGAAGCCGAACATTTTCATCCTTCAGAATCGCTGGGATGTATCTGTACTGGAGGAGGATGCTGAGGAAGTTCATTCT GTGAAGGAGCAACATTACCAAAGAAATGTGGAGTTTCTCTGTGATGAGCTGAAAGTAGCCAACATTCAAGAGGCTAAGAACAGGATCTACTTTGTATCGGCAAAGGAGGCTCTCATCACACGACTACATGAGGATAATCAAACACCTACCCCTA CGGGATCCTTACAAAAAGATTTCACCGACAGATTGTTTGAGTTTGCCAACTTTGAGAGGATGTTTGAG GTGTGTATATCTAAGTCAGCTGTAAAGACAAAGTTTGAGCAGCACGCCAAGAGGGGTAAGAAGGTGAACGGTAACCTGAGGGATGTAATGGAGAAAACCTACACGGTCAGTCTACAGCAGAT GTGTCAACAAGATTCT gtgtcaacagattctgtattatatcatttgtatcgctaggtgtcaacagcGCTGAGTGAGGAAATCCGTCGCCTGTCTTCCATTGTAGATGAGTTTGAACGGCCATTCCATCCTGACCCAGTATTACTCAATGTTTACAAGAAG GAATTACATAGCCATGTTGAAGGTGGTCTGGGACGGAACTTGCAACAGCGCTGCTCATATGTACTACAACATTCTGTGGAAGAAACGCAGACTGAAATGACAG AGCGAATAGCTGTGTTATTACCAGAGGAAACTAAACAACAGCTGTACAACCTAGTACCCCGACGTGACTTTGAGATAGCTTACCGCCTCGACTGTCGGAATCTGTGTGCCGACTTCCAGGAAGACATACAGTTTCGTTTCTCTATGGGACTTACAGCTCTGATGCAGCGTTTCCTTGGAAGGAAGGGAGCTCACTCTGTTCTTACTGGTCATTCTGATTCG ATACCACGGCCGATGTCAGAGGGAGGTCCCCAGACACCTCTTGGAGAACTTTATCGTCCTCTGGCACAAGAACCCAACAACCAATTACTGATCTCAATGATCACTACTTTCGCTTCTATCACGTCACGAACCACGATGGGAGCAATCATTGTAGGAGGCCTT GTTGCCAAGGCAGCAGGTTGGAAGGTGATAGTGGTGACCAGTGGACTCTATGGACTTCTATATATGTATGAACGATTGACGTGGACAAATAAGGCCAAGGAGAGGTCATTCAAACGTCAGTATGTGGACTACGCATCAAGTAAACTCAAACTGATTGTTGACCTTACTAGTGCAAACTGTAGTCACCAGGTACAACA GGAGCTGTCCTCTACGTTTGCACGCCTGTGTAACCAGGTAGACATATCTAAGGAGAAACTACAGGGAGAGATCTGTAGCCTAGATAAGGACCTGGCTCACCTCAAGGAGATATCAGCCAAGGCCAAGCTTCTCAG